One region of Streptomyces leeuwenhoekii genomic DNA includes:
- a CDS encoding undecaprenyl-diphosphate phosphatase, whose protein sequence is MSWFESLILGLVQGLTEFLPVSSSAHLRLTAAFSGWEDPGAAFTAITQIGTETAVLIYFRKDIGRIISAWTRSLADKGMRGDPDARMGWLVIVGSIPIGVLGVTLKDQIEGPFRDLRITAAMLIGMGVVLGFADRLAARDESGGRHRAAKQRKTLQDLGIRDGLIYGVCQAMALVPGVSRSGATISGGLFMGYRREAAARYSFLLAIPAVLASGLFELKDAAEGGHVSWGPTIFATIIAFGVGYAVIAWFMKFISTKSFMPFVWYRIALGVLIIVLVGMGVLSPHAGEPAH, encoded by the coding sequence ATGTCTTGGTTTGAATCCCTCATCCTCGGACTCGTCCAGGGGCTGACCGAGTTCCTCCCCGTCTCCTCCAGCGCCCACCTGCGGCTGACCGCGGCGTTCTCCGGCTGGGAGGACCCGGGCGCGGCCTTCACGGCGATCACCCAGATCGGCACGGAGACCGCCGTGCTGATCTACTTCCGCAAGGACATCGGGCGCATCATCTCGGCCTGGACCCGCTCCCTCGCCGACAAGGGGATGCGCGGTGACCCGGACGCGCGCATGGGCTGGCTGGTCATCGTCGGCTCGATCCCGATCGGTGTGCTCGGCGTGACGCTGAAGGACCAGATCGAGGGGCCCTTCCGCGATCTGCGGATCACCGCCGCCATGTTGATCGGCATGGGCGTGGTCCTGGGCTTCGCCGACCGGCTCGCGGCCCGCGACGAGAGCGGCGGCCGGCATCGCGCCGCCAAGCAGCGCAAGACCCTCCAGGACCTCGGCATCCGGGACGGCCTGATCTACGGCGTCTGCCAGGCCATGGCCCTGGTCCCCGGTGTCTCCCGCTCCGGCGCGACCATCAGCGGCGGTCTGTTCATGGGCTACCGGCGCGAGGCGGCGGCCCGCTACTCGTTCCTGCTGGCGATCCCGGCGGTGCTCGCCTCCGGCCTGTTCGAACTCAAGGACGCGGCGGAGGGCGGCCATGTCTCCTGGGGCCCGACGATCTTCGCGACGATCATCGCCTTCGGCGTCGGATACGCGGTCATCGCCTGGTTCATGAAGTTCATCTCGACCAAGAGCTTCATGCCGTTCGTCTGGTACCGCATCGCGCTCGGCGTGCTCATCATCGTGCTGGTCGGCATGGGTGTACTGAGCCCCCACGCGGGCGAGCCGGCGCACTGA
- a CDS encoding DUF4442 domain-containing protein: protein MSIGEMLAATVPMVRTLNLEYLETTPEKAVLALPDQSEYRNHVGGPHAGAMFTLGESASGAVVLAAFGDQLSRAVPLPVKAEIAFKKVALGPVTATATLGRPIAEVVAELDAGTRPEFPVSVAIRREDGAVTGEMTVVWTLRPNG from the coding sequence ATGTCGATCGGCGAGATGCTCGCCGCCACGGTGCCGATGGTTCGCACCCTGAACCTCGAGTACCTGGAGACCACGCCCGAGAAGGCCGTACTGGCCCTTCCGGACCAGAGCGAGTACCGCAACCACGTCGGCGGCCCGCACGCCGGGGCCATGTTCACCCTCGGCGAGTCGGCCAGCGGCGCGGTCGTCCTGGCCGCCTTCGGCGACCAGCTCTCGCGCGCCGTGCCGCTGCCGGTCAAGGCCGAGATCGCCTTCAAGAAGGTCGCACTGGGACCCGTCACCGCCACGGCGACGCTGGGCCGCCCGATCGCCGAGGTCGTCGCCGAACTCGACGCGGGCACCCGCCCGGAATTCCCGGTGAGCGTCGCCATCCGGCGCGAGGACGGCGCCGTCACCGGCGAGATGACGGTCGTGTGGACCCTGCGCCCCAACGGCTGA
- a CDS encoding gamma carbonic anhydrase family protein: MTHNALITGIGGKEPKVDAEAFVAPTSSVIGDVTLHAGASVWYGAVLRGDVERIAVGASSNVQDNCTLHADPGFPVTVGERVSIGHNAVVHGATVEDDCLIGMGATVLNGAVIGAGSLVAAQALVPQGMRVPPGSLVAGVPAKVKRQLTDEERQGITLNGTMYAELAEAHREVHGRP; encoded by the coding sequence ATGACGCACAACGCGCTGATCACGGGCATCGGCGGCAAGGAACCGAAGGTGGACGCGGAGGCGTTCGTGGCACCGACGTCCTCGGTGATCGGGGACGTGACGCTGCACGCGGGGGCCAGCGTGTGGTACGGGGCGGTGCTGCGCGGCGACGTCGAGCGGATCGCGGTCGGCGCGAGCAGCAACGTCCAGGACAACTGCACCCTCCACGCCGACCCCGGCTTCCCCGTCACCGTCGGCGAGCGCGTCTCCATCGGGCACAACGCGGTGGTGCACGGCGCGACCGTCGAGGACGACTGCCTGATCGGCATGGGCGCCACGGTCCTCAACGGCGCGGTGATCGGCGCCGGTTCCCTGGTCGCCGCCCAGGCTTTGGTCCCGCAGGGCATGCGGGTGCCGCCGGGCTCGCTGGTCGCGGGGGTGCCGGCGAAGGTGAAGCGGCAGCTCACGGACGAGGAGCGCCAGGGCATCACACTGAACGGGACGATGTACGCGGAGCTGGCCGAGGCGCACCGCGAGGTCCACGGCCGGCCCTGA
- a CDS encoding MFS transporter has protein sequence MASRRSCGDSRPVTTAAAPSRRRRGPAWAGRNYSLLTAAAVVTSLGSQGALIAAAFAVLETGGDGGDVGLVAAARTLPLVLFLLIGGAVADRLPRHRVMVAANALNCLSQAAFAALVLTGEARLWQMMLLTALGGTGQAFFSPAAEGMLMSSVQGDQAGRAFAVFRMAMQGAALGGAALGGAMVAVIGPGWVLAADAVAFAVAGALRGLLDVGHIPPREPGGGLLADLREGWREFAGRPWLWGIVVQFSVANAVVGAADAVYGPLVARDHLGGAGPWGVALGFFGAGTVAGALLMTRWKPHRLLLAGTLCVFPLALPSAALAVPVPIGVLCAVMFVTGVTLEVFGVSWMTALHQEIPEEKLSRVSAYDWFGSVALMPLATALAGPAEEAFGRTPSLWGCAALIVVMTAAVLCVPDVRNLRRRTKQVTHGGRESGNASPDAERPVGGLG, from the coding sequence TTGGCAAGTCGGCGGAGCTGCGGCGATAGTCGGCCCGTGACCACCGCCGCCGCACCTTCCCGACGCCGCCGCGGACCCGCCTGGGCGGGCCGCAACTACTCCCTGCTGACCGCCGCCGCGGTGGTCACGAGCCTCGGCAGCCAGGGCGCGCTGATCGCCGCCGCGTTCGCCGTGCTGGAGACCGGGGGCGACGGCGGGGACGTGGGCCTGGTGGCCGCCGCCCGCACCCTGCCGCTGGTGCTGTTCCTGCTGATCGGCGGCGCCGTCGCGGACCGCCTGCCGCGGCACCGGGTCATGGTCGCGGCCAACGCGCTGAACTGTCTGTCGCAGGCCGCCTTCGCCGCGCTCGTCCTGACCGGGGAGGCGCGACTGTGGCAGATGATGCTGCTGACCGCGCTGGGCGGCACCGGCCAGGCGTTCTTCAGCCCGGCGGCCGAGGGGATGCTGATGTCCTCGGTGCAGGGCGACCAGGCGGGCCGGGCCTTCGCGGTGTTCCGGATGGCGATGCAGGGCGCGGCGCTCGGCGGGGCGGCCCTGGGCGGCGCGATGGTCGCCGTGATCGGTCCCGGCTGGGTGCTGGCGGCCGACGCCGTGGCCTTCGCGGTCGCCGGAGCGCTGCGCGGCCTGCTGGACGTGGGCCACATCCCGCCCCGGGAGCCGGGCGGCGGCCTGCTCGCCGATCTGCGGGAGGGCTGGCGGGAGTTCGCCGGCCGCCCGTGGCTGTGGGGCATCGTCGTCCAGTTCTCCGTCGCCAACGCGGTCGTGGGCGCGGCCGACGCGGTCTACGGCCCGCTCGTGGCGCGCGACCATCTGGGCGGTGCCGGGCCCTGGGGCGTGGCGCTGGGGTTCTTCGGGGCCGGCACGGTCGCCGGCGCGCTGCTGATGACCCGGTGGAAGCCGCACCGTCTGCTGCTCGCGGGCACGTTGTGCGTCTTCCCGCTCGCCCTGCCGTCCGCCGCGCTCGCCGTCCCGGTCCCGATCGGTGTGCTGTGCGCGGTGATGTTCGTGACCGGCGTCACCCTGGAGGTGTTCGGCGTCTCCTGGATGACCGCGCTGCACCAGGAGATACCGGAGGAGAAGCTCTCCCGGGTGTCGGCCTACGACTGGTTCGGCTCGGTCGCGCTGATGCCGCTGGCGACGGCGCTGGCGGGCCCGGCCGAGGAGGCGTTCGGGCGGACGCCCTCGCTGTGGGGCTGCGCGGCGCTGATCGTGGTGATGACGGCGGCGGTGCTGTGCGTACCGGACGTGCGGAACCTGCGGCGCCGTACGAAGCAGGTGACGCACGGCGGCCGGGAGTCCGGGAACGCCTCACCCGATGCCGAACGCCCCGTCGGGGGGCTCGGGTGA
- a CDS encoding TVP38/TMEM64 family protein — protein sequence MLDATTRSGGTATASPRATATELAAAVPTAAAPAPPVVAANFAARCTRVLLSPWSRLSLLVVLLASAASAVLLFEPQKLLVDGWPPQLGGAAAALAYAVAYGLCTVAFVPRPLLNLAAGALFGSQAGLGAALAGTVLGAGIAFCLGRVLGQEALRPLLRGRWLKAADGQLSRHGFRSMLAARLFPGVPFSAANYCAAVSRMGLLPFLLATALGSIPNTAAYVVAGARASAPTSPAFLIALACIAVPGLAGAVVAWRKRHHLRAR from the coding sequence ATGCTCGATGCCACCACCCGCTCTGGGGGCACCGCCACGGCCTCTCCCCGGGCCACCGCCACGGAGCTCGCCGCCGCCGTCCCCACCGCGGCCGCGCCCGCCCCGCCCGTCGTCGCGGCCAACTTCGCCGCCCGCTGCACGAGAGTGCTGCTCTCGCCCTGGTCCCGTCTGTCGCTGCTGGTCGTCCTGCTCGCCTCGGCCGCTTCGGCGGTCCTGCTGTTCGAGCCGCAGAAGCTGCTGGTGGACGGATGGCCGCCGCAGCTCGGCGGAGCCGCGGCGGCCCTGGCCTACGCGGTCGCGTACGGGTTGTGCACCGTGGCCTTCGTGCCGCGCCCGCTGCTCAACCTCGCCGCCGGGGCGCTCTTCGGCTCCCAGGCCGGGCTCGGCGCGGCTCTGGCGGGCACGGTGCTCGGCGCCGGGATCGCCTTCTGCCTGGGCCGGGTGCTCGGCCAGGAGGCGCTGCGCCCGCTGCTGCGCGGCCGGTGGCTGAAGGCCGCGGACGGGCAGCTCAGCCGGCACGGGTTCCGCTCGATGCTGGCGGCGCGGCTCTTCCCCGGCGTGCCGTTCTCGGCCGCGAACTACTGCGCCGCCGTCTCCCGCATGGGCCTGCTGCCGTTCCTGCTGGCGACCGCGCTCGGCTCGATCCCGAACACCGCCGCGTACGTCGTCGCCGGTGCCCGTGCCTCGGCGCCGACGTCCCCCGCCTTCCTGATCGCGCTGGCCTGCATCGCGGTACCGGGCCTGGCCGGGGCCGTGGTGGCCTGGCGCAAGCGCCACCACCTGCGGGCCCGCTGA
- a CDS encoding DedA family protein, which translates to MHVQEWLDTVPAAAVYAVVGLVIGLESLGIPLPGEIILVSAALLSSQHAGIDPLILGACASAGAVIGDSIGYAIGRKGGRPLLAWLGRKFPGHFSEGHVATAERSFQKWGMWAVFFGRFVALLRIFAGPLAGVLRMPYWKFLTANVLGGILWAGGTTAVIYYVGIVAESWLKRFSWLGLVAAVLVGLVSMLVLKRRARSALPGQSAAEPETVPATD; encoded by the coding sequence TTGCACGTCCAGGAGTGGCTCGACACCGTGCCCGCGGCGGCCGTCTACGCCGTCGTGGGGCTGGTCATCGGTCTGGAGAGCCTGGGCATCCCGCTGCCGGGCGAGATCATCCTGGTGTCGGCGGCACTGCTGTCCTCCCAGCACGCCGGCATCGACCCCCTGATCCTCGGCGCGTGCGCCAGCGCCGGCGCCGTGATCGGCGACTCCATCGGCTACGCCATCGGCCGCAAGGGCGGACGGCCGCTGCTGGCCTGGCTGGGGAGGAAGTTCCCCGGGCACTTCAGCGAGGGGCATGTCGCCACCGCCGAGCGGTCCTTCCAGAAGTGGGGCATGTGGGCCGTCTTCTTCGGCCGCTTCGTCGCCCTGCTGCGCATCTTCGCCGGCCCGCTCGCGGGCGTGCTGCGGATGCCGTACTGGAAGTTCCTGACCGCCAACGTGCTCGGCGGCATCCTCTGGGCGGGCGGCACCACCGCCGTCATCTACTACGTCGGCATCGTCGCCGAGTCCTGGCTCAAGCGCTTCTCCTGGCTCGGCCTGGTGGCCGCCGTGCTGGTCGGCCTGGTCTCGATGCTGGTGCTCAAGCGCCGGGCCAGGTCGGCGTTGCCCGGCCAGTCGGCGGCCGAACCGGAGACGGTCCCGGCCACCGACTGA
- a CDS encoding YbaK/EbsC family protein has product MHAPIGHFDSARPAPDCLGELTRPVADAVRHWRGSVPADQIVYVDTDPQWADTAVFVEHYGRELLEQSANCVVVTGKRGGQTTLAACVVLSTTRVDVNGAVRRHLGARKASFAPMDTATGETGMEYGGITPVGLPEGWPVLVDPAVVDLPYVLVGSGRRRGKLLVPGKAFAELPGAVVLEGLGVA; this is encoded by the coding sequence ATGCACGCACCCATCGGACACTTCGACAGCGCCCGGCCCGCACCCGACTGCCTCGGCGAACTGACCCGCCCGGTCGCCGACGCGGTGCGCCACTGGCGCGGCAGCGTCCCCGCCGACCAGATCGTCTACGTCGACACCGACCCGCAGTGGGCCGACACCGCCGTCTTCGTCGAGCACTACGGCCGCGAGCTGCTCGAACAGTCCGCCAACTGCGTCGTGGTCACGGGCAAGCGCGGCGGCCAGACCACGCTCGCGGCCTGCGTGGTGCTCTCGACCACCCGGGTCGACGTCAACGGGGCCGTCCGCCGGCACCTGGGCGCCCGCAAGGCGTCGTTCGCCCCCATGGACACGGCCACGGGGGAGACGGGCATGGAGTACGGCGGCATCACCCCGGTGGGCCTGCCCGAGGGCTGGCCGGTCCTGGTGGACCCGGCCGTCGTCGACCTGCCGTACGTCCTGGTCGGCAGCGGACGCCGACGCGGCAAACTGCTGGTGCCGGGAAAGGCCTTCGCCGAGCTGCCCGGGGCGGTGGTGCTGGAGGGGCTGGGCGTCGCATGA
- a CDS encoding helix-turn-helix domain-containing protein codes for MPTHPLREAGRRIAVTRRARRMTQADLARAAYVSLATIKAIERGSRMPSGDTLDSIAAALGVDPGRLATGATHTESRVHAALSAISAAIAAYDLPGDPPEQSMAGLIQAVDALVDWRLGAQYARIAKHAPGLLADTLEALHHATGRDRLRAARLVATTARAADAVAFKFGQRDLSARLVDLIRWAAPQTEDPLVAAMAAYVRTEVFFAARAHAVGLRALEQAIDASPSPTDPDSTAARGALHMRAAVIAGRAGNPDAATLHLAEARRLGDEVREGVYHGTAFGPDSVRAHEVSVAVSLGRDHLQRALDVAAEWTPPDGLPAERRSGFRIELARAQLWAGRPDDAFESLKAARAIAPQHTREHPWAREAAATIRRLKRADAESLTSFVEWIGAV; via the coding sequence ATGCCCACCCACCCACTGCGTGAGGCAGGCCGCCGCATCGCCGTCACCCGCCGCGCGCGACGCATGACACAAGCCGACCTCGCCCGTGCCGCTTACGTCTCACTGGCCACCATCAAAGCCATTGAGCGCGGCAGTCGGATGCCCAGCGGCGACACTCTCGACTCCATCGCCGCTGCCCTCGGCGTGGACCCCGGCCGCCTCGCTACGGGTGCCACCCACACCGAGAGCCGCGTCCACGCCGCGCTGTCCGCGATCTCCGCGGCAATCGCCGCCTACGACCTGCCTGGAGACCCACCCGAGCAGTCGATGGCCGGGCTCATCCAGGCCGTCGACGCGCTGGTGGACTGGCGGCTCGGCGCCCAGTACGCGCGCATCGCCAAGCATGCGCCCGGACTCCTCGCCGACACACTCGAGGCTCTGCACCACGCCACCGGCCGCGACCGGCTGCGAGCTGCCCGACTCGTCGCCACGACCGCCCGCGCAGCCGACGCCGTAGCCTTCAAGTTCGGCCAGCGAGACCTGTCTGCCAGGCTCGTCGACCTCATCCGCTGGGCTGCGCCCCAGACCGAGGACCCGCTCGTCGCAGCGATGGCCGCTTATGTGCGCACCGAAGTCTTCTTCGCGGCCCGCGCGCATGCTGTAGGACTCCGTGCACTGGAACAGGCCATCGACGCATCTCCCAGCCCGACTGACCCCGACTCGACCGCCGCACGCGGCGCGCTCCACATGCGAGCCGCCGTCATCGCCGGCCGCGCCGGCAACCCCGACGCGGCAACCCTGCACCTTGCAGAAGCCCGCCGTCTCGGCGACGAAGTACGCGAAGGCGTATACCACGGCACGGCGTTCGGCCCCGACTCCGTCCGCGCTCATGAGGTGTCCGTCGCCGTCAGCCTCGGCCGAGACCACCTCCAGCGCGCCTTGGATGTCGCCGCCGAATGGACCCCGCCCGACGGCCTGCCGGCGGAGCGACGATCCGGCTTCCGGATCGAGCTGGCCCGTGCCCAGCTCTGGGCGGGGCGCCCTGACGACGCCTTCGAGTCCCTGAAGGCCGCCCGCGCCATCGCTCCGCAGCACACCCGTGAGCACCCGTGGGCACGGGAAGCCGCTGCCACGATCCGCAGGCTGAAGCGCGCGGACGCGGAATCACTGACCTCGTTCGTGGAATGGATCGGCGCCGTCTGA
- a CDS encoding spermidine synthase, producing MNEPIPVSRVVDHGTAKLMPDVDRDRAWLLTVDGAPQSYVDLDAPEHLEFEYARRLGHVLDTAAEPGRALDVLHLGGGALTLPRYVAATRPGSRQDVVEADRGLLELVAEHLPLPDGAAIALHAADARAWLEAAPDDSADVVVADVFGGSRVPAHLTSVAYAREAERVLRADGVYVANLADGAPFAFLRSQLATFAEVFGELLLIAEPGVLRGRRFGNAVLVASHRPPAVAALARLTAADAFPARVEHGAALRGFTGDARPVRDEDAVPSPEPPDGAFGIG from the coding sequence GTGAACGAGCCGATACCCGTGAGCCGCGTCGTCGATCACGGCACCGCCAAGCTGATGCCGGACGTGGACCGGGACCGCGCCTGGCTGCTGACGGTCGACGGGGCGCCGCAGTCGTACGTCGACCTCGACGCCCCGGAGCACCTGGAGTTCGAGTACGCCCGCCGGCTCGGGCACGTGCTGGACACCGCAGCCGAGCCGGGGCGCGCGCTGGACGTGCTGCACCTCGGCGGTGGCGCGCTCACCCTGCCCCGGTACGTGGCCGCGACCCGGCCCGGTTCCCGGCAGGACGTCGTGGAGGCCGACCGCGGCCTGCTGGAGCTGGTCGCCGAGCACCTGCCGCTCCCGGACGGCGCCGCGATCGCCCTGCACGCCGCCGACGCCCGCGCCTGGCTGGAGGCCGCCCCCGACGACTCGGCCGACGTGGTGGTCGCCGACGTCTTCGGCGGCTCACGCGTGCCCGCCCACCTGACCTCCGTCGCCTACGCCCGCGAGGCCGAGCGGGTGCTGCGGGCCGACGGCGTGTACGTGGCCAATCTGGCCGACGGCGCCCCGTTCGCCTTCCTCCGCTCCCAGCTCGCCACCTTCGCGGAGGTCTTCGGGGAACTGCTGCTGATCGCCGAGCCGGGCGTGCTGCGCGGGCGCCGGTTCGGCAACGCGGTGCTGGTGGCGTCCCACCGGCCCCCGGCGGTGGCCGCGCTCGCCCGGCTCACCGCCGCCGACGCCTTCCCCGCCCGGGTCGAACACGGCGCCGCCCTGCGGGGCTTCACCGGCGACGCCCGCCCGGTGCGCGACGAGGACGCCGTACCGTCACCCGAGCCCCCCGACGGGGCGTTCGGCATCGGGTGA
- a CDS encoding helix-turn-helix domain-containing protein — protein sequence MSDLELLTQSLARNVKRWRTERGFTLDALAARAGVSRGMLIQIEQARTNPSLGTVVKIGDALGISITTLLDYEQGPRVRVVPAEQAVRLWHTDAGSYNRLLAGTEAPGPLEMWDWRLMPGESSPSDPHLSGTFELVHVTAGELTLTVDGVAYRVPEGASASFEADTPHVYGNDGEVPMEMVMAVSVPPVR from the coding sequence GTGTCGGACCTCGAACTGCTGACCCAGTCCCTGGCGCGCAACGTCAAACGCTGGCGCACCGAGCGCGGCTTCACCCTGGACGCGCTCGCCGCCCGTGCCGGGGTCAGCCGCGGCATGCTCATCCAGATCGAGCAGGCCCGCACCAACCCCAGCCTCGGCACGGTCGTCAAGATCGGCGACGCCCTCGGCATCAGCATCACCACCCTGCTCGACTACGAGCAGGGCCCCCGGGTCCGCGTCGTCCCCGCCGAGCAGGCCGTCCGGCTCTGGCACACCGACGCCGGCAGCTACAACCGGCTGCTGGCGGGCACCGAGGCGCCCGGGCCGCTGGAGATGTGGGACTGGCGGCTCATGCCGGGCGAGAGCAGCCCGTCCGACCCGCACCTGTCCGGCACCTTCGAACTCGTACACGTCACGGCCGGCGAGCTGACCCTCACCGTCGACGGCGTGGCCTACCGCGTCCCCGAGGGCGCGAGCGCCTCCTTCGAGGCCGACACCCCGCACGTCTACGGCAACGACGGCGAGGTGCCCATGGAGATGGTCATGGCCGTCTCGGTCCCGCCCGTGCGCTGA
- a CDS encoding acyltransferase, whose amino-acid sequence MPKPKNTFSSWRRRLVQRAVHAGWSWVQRTGSVTAEHPGPFRFGALGTGTRLAFPLGTVFGEPWIHLGAHCIIGEQVTLTAGLMPDLDLGPEPILRIGDGVVLGRGSHVIADTTVTIGSDCYFGPYVYVTSTNHSYDDPHEPIGKQWPRMEPVSIGPGCWIGTGAVILPGARIGRNVVVAAGAVVRGTVPDHSVVAGAPARVVRRWTPADGWQPPLRTPAPVPIPEGITPQQLRALADAAAGETAARPAGAEAEA is encoded by the coding sequence GTGCCGAAGCCCAAGAACACGTTCTCGTCCTGGCGGCGCCGCCTCGTGCAGCGCGCCGTGCACGCGGGGTGGTCCTGGGTGCAGCGCACGGGATCCGTCACCGCCGAGCACCCCGGTCCGTTCCGCTTCGGCGCGCTCGGCACCGGCACCCGGCTCGCCTTCCCGCTCGGCACGGTCTTCGGCGAACCGTGGATCCATCTGGGCGCCCACTGCATCATCGGCGAACAGGTCACCCTCACCGCCGGGCTCATGCCCGACCTGGACCTCGGCCCCGAGCCGATCCTGCGCATCGGTGACGGGGTCGTCCTGGGCCGCGGCAGCCATGTCATCGCCGACACGACCGTCACCATCGGCAGCGACTGCTACTTCGGGCCGTACGTCTACGTCACCTCCACCAACCACTCCTACGACGACCCCCACGAGCCCATCGGCAAGCAGTGGCCCCGGATGGAACCGGTGTCGATCGGGCCCGGCTGCTGGATCGGCACCGGCGCGGTGATCCTGCCCGGAGCGCGGATCGGACGGAACGTGGTGGTGGCCGCGGGCGCCGTGGTCCGCGGCACGGTGCCCGACCACAGCGTGGTGGCGGGAGCCCCCGCCCGGGTCGTACGGCGCTGGACCCCCGCCGACGGCTGGCAGCCGCCGCTGCGGACCCCGGCCCCGGTGCCGATCCCGGAGGGGATCACGCCGCAGCAGTTGCGGGCGCTGGCCGACGCGGCCGCCGGGGAGACGGCGGCGCGCCCGGCCGGGGCGGAGGCCGAGGCGTAG
- the tuf gene encoding elongation factor Tu, which yields MSKTAYVRTKPHLNIGTMGHVDHGKTTLTAAITKVLAARGAGTFVPFDRIDRAPEEAARGITINIAHVEYETDTRHYAHVDMPGHADYVKNMVTGAAQLDGAILVVSALDGIMPQTAEHVLLARQVGVDHIVVALNKADAGDEELTDLVELEVRELLTAHGYGGDTVPVVRVSGRKALEGDPRWTASVEALLDAVDTYVPLPERYVDAPFLLPVENVLGITGRGTVVTGAIERGTVRTGDRVEVPGTGLETVVTGLETFGKPMRQAQAGDNVALLLRGVRRDAVRRGDVVVAPGSVVPGRRFTARVYVLSGREGGRTTPVSTGYRPQFYLRTADVVGDIDLGETGVARPGDTVTMTVELGRAVPLEPGLGFAIREGGRTVGAGTVTSVG from the coding sequence ATGTCCAAGACGGCCTACGTCCGCACCAAACCACACCTGAACATCGGCACGATGGGCCATGTCGACCACGGCAAGACCACCCTGACCGCCGCCATCACCAAGGTCCTCGCCGCCCGGGGCGCCGGCACGTTCGTGCCGTTCGACCGGATCGACCGGGCCCCGGAGGAGGCGGCGCGGGGCATCACCATCAACATCGCGCACGTGGAGTACGAGACCGACACCCGGCACTACGCGCACGTCGACATGCCGGGCCACGCCGACTACGTCAAGAACATGGTCACCGGCGCCGCGCAGCTCGACGGGGCGATCCTCGTGGTCTCCGCGCTCGACGGGATCATGCCGCAGACCGCCGAGCACGTCCTGCTCGCCCGTCAGGTCGGCGTCGACCACATCGTGGTCGCCCTCAACAAGGCCGACGCCGGGGACGAGGAGCTGACCGACCTCGTCGAGCTGGAGGTCCGCGAACTGCTCACCGCGCACGGCTACGGCGGTGACACCGTCCCCGTCGTACGGGTCTCCGGGCGCAAGGCGCTGGAGGGGGACCCGCGCTGGACGGCGTCCGTGGAGGCGCTGCTCGACGCGGTGGACACCTATGTGCCGCTGCCCGAGCGGTATGTGGACGCCCCGTTCCTGCTGCCGGTCGAGAACGTCCTCGGCATCACTGGCCGGGGCACGGTGGTCACCGGCGCGATCGAGCGGGGCACGGTCCGAACCGGCGACCGGGTCGAGGTGCCCGGGACGGGCCTGGAGACCGTCGTCACCGGTCTGGAGACCTTCGGCAAGCCGATGCGTCAGGCGCAGGCCGGGGACAACGTGGCGCTGCTGCTGCGGGGTGTCCGGCGGGACGCCGTACGCCGCGGGGACGTGGTCGTGGCGCCCGGCAGCGTCGTGCCGGGCCGGCGCTTCACCGCCCGGGTGTACGTGCTGTCCGGGCGCGAGGGCGGCCGTACGACCCCTGTGTCGACGGGCTACCGGCCGCAGTTCTACCTCCGCACCGCGGACGTGGTCGGCGACATCGACCTGGGCGAGACGGGTGTCGCCCGGCCCGGTGACACCGTCACCATGACGGTGGAGCTGGGGCGCGCGGTGCCGCTGGAGCCGGGCCTCGGCTTCGCCATCCGCGAGGGCGGGCGGACCGTCGGCGCCGGAACGGTGACATCGGTGGGCTGA